One window from the genome of Streptomyces sp. WZ-12 encodes:
- a CDS encoding GNAT family N-acetyltransferase — MTTELRPLRETDWDAWFDTLDVVFGGVPDGPERRAWWRTVTEVPRNIAVWDGDAIVGTTGAFSFGLTVPGGAEVAAAGVTTVGVLPTHRRRGVLRSMMRHQLADVRERGEALAVLTATEPAIYGRFGYGAATQELRMSVDTVRLAAPALPGVDDVRLRLVDPVAGLDACERVYGRLVPARPGMLARRPGWARQGVLDPESERRDAGPLQCVLAEVDGEVRGYARYAVRPDWDQAGPRGVVQLRQLDALDPVVHAALWRHLFGIDLTASVVTRSRPVDEPLLHLVPDQRRLDVGVREALFLRPVEVGAALAARTYRTPVDVVLEVADDFCPWNAGRWRLSGDAKGASCERTTDPAELALSVRELGSAYLGGFTLSALAGAGRVRELRPGALAAASLAFGSDPAPWLPHGF; from the coding sequence ATGACAACAGAGTTGCGGCCGTTGCGGGAGACCGATTGGGATGCCTGGTTCGACACCCTGGACGTGGTGTTCGGTGGGGTGCCGGACGGACCCGAGAGGCGCGCGTGGTGGCGCACGGTCACTGAGGTGCCGCGGAACATCGCGGTCTGGGACGGCGACGCGATCGTCGGCACGACCGGGGCGTTCTCGTTCGGGTTGACCGTGCCGGGCGGCGCGGAGGTGGCCGCGGCCGGCGTCACGACCGTCGGGGTGCTGCCCACCCACCGCCGGCGCGGGGTGCTGCGCTCGATGATGCGGCACCAGTTGGCGGACGTGCGCGAGCGCGGCGAGGCGCTGGCGGTGCTGACCGCCACGGAGCCGGCGATCTACGGGCGGTTCGGCTACGGCGCGGCCACCCAGGAGCTGCGGATGTCCGTGGACACCGTGCGGCTGGCGGCCCCCGCGCTGCCGGGCGTGGACGACGTCCGACTGCGGCTGGTGGACCCGGTGGCCGGGCTCGACGCGTGCGAGCGGGTCTACGGGCGCCTGGTGCCGGCCCGGCCCGGGATGCTGGCCCGGCGCCCCGGCTGGGCGCGCCAGGGGGTGCTCGACCCGGAGAGCGAGCGGCGCGACGCCGGCCCCCTCCAGTGCGTGCTGGCCGAGGTGGACGGCGAGGTGCGCGGCTATGCGCGCTACGCGGTCAGGCCCGACTGGGACCAGGCCGGCCCGCGCGGGGTCGTGCAGCTCCGACAGCTCGACGCGCTGGACCCGGTGGTCCACGCGGCGCTGTGGCGGCACCTGTTCGGCATCGACCTGACGGCTTCGGTGGTGACGCGCAGCCGGCCGGTGGACGAGCCGCTGCTGCACCTGGTGCCCGACCAGCGGCGCCTGGACGTCGGGGTGCGGGAGGCGCTGTTCCTGCGGCCGGTGGAGGTGGGGGCGGCGCTGGCGGCCCGGACGTACCGGACGCCGGTGGATGTGGTGTTGGAGGTCGCGGACGACTTCTGCCCGTGGAACGCGGGGCGCTGGCGGCTCTCCGGCGACGCCAAGGGGGCGAGCTGCGAGCGGACCACCGACCCGGCCGAACTCGCGCTGTCGGTACGGGAGTTGGGGTCGGCCTATCTGGGCGGGTTCACGCTGTCGGCGCTGGCCGGGGCCGGGCGGGTGCGGGAGCTGCGGCCGGGGGCGCTGGCGGCGGCGTCGCTGGCGTTCGGGTCGGACCCGGCGCCATGGCTGCCGCACGGGTTCTGA
- a CDS encoding biotin transporter BioY, translating to MSTAVPTATSGTVLADLLPAASVSRARVRDAALVVGGAVATGLAAQIAVPVPGSPVPVTAQTFAALLVGASLGARRGLLSLALYALVGMAGVPWFAGGASGAGGATFGYVLGMLLAATAVGALARRGGDRGVLRTAVTMAAGNALIYGIGVPYLALSTGISLGQAVAVGMVPFLVGDALKIALAMGALPTAWKLAGRRG from the coding sequence ATGAGCACAGCCGTCCCCACCGCCACTTCCGGCACGGTCCTCGCCGACCTGCTGCCGGCCGCCTCCGTCAGCCGCGCCCGCGTCCGCGACGCCGCGCTGGTCGTCGGCGGCGCCGTGGCCACCGGCCTGGCCGCCCAGATCGCGGTCCCGGTCCCCGGCTCCCCGGTCCCGGTCACCGCCCAGACCTTCGCCGCGCTCCTCGTGGGCGCCTCGCTCGGCGCCCGCCGCGGGCTGCTGTCGCTGGCCCTCTACGCCCTGGTGGGCATGGCCGGCGTGCCGTGGTTCGCCGGTGGCGCGTCGGGGGCCGGCGGCGCCACCTTCGGTTACGTCCTCGGCATGCTGCTCGCCGCCACCGCCGTGGGCGCGCTGGCCCGCCGCGGCGGCGACCGCGGGGTGCTGCGCACCGCCGTCACGATGGCCGCCGGCAACGCCCTGATCTACGGCATCGGCGTGCCCTACCTGGCGCTCAGCACCGGCATCTCCCTCGGCCAGGCCGTCGCCGTCGGCATGGTGCCCTTCCTGGTCGGCGACGCCCTCAAGATCGCCCTGGCGATGGGCGCCCTGCCGACCGCCTGGAAGCTGGCCGGCCGCCGCGGCTGA
- a CDS encoding PP2C family protein-serine/threonine phosphatase, whose product MTRGAGAESPRARVHKRLHRARIGMRKAGVDYFRGDGSDWVALAALLAAVPAIALGTLWCPQWIAPTALVLPIIAGGLLLRPANLLVLYAASAAALIVEAALFGPYDQGPDRITPGTVLVVAAVGLSGLLVAQFRSRVGVPWRRGGTMLFDLRERIRVQSKLPGLPKGWHHEMALRPAGGQSFSGDFVVASRTQGGNILEVVLTDVSGKGMDAASRALLLSGAFGGLLGSLPPHGFLPAANGYLLRQDWDEGFATSVHLVLDLESGDYELFSAGHLPALQLSAGTGRWEEKSGEGPLLGVYDGAQFDPVKGTLRPGDVLMLFTDGLVEAADRDIAEGIDRLTGEAERYVHAGFAGAAWHLIEAVAKDVNDDRALLLLCRDG is encoded by the coding sequence ATGACACGCGGCGCGGGAGCGGAGAGTCCGAGGGCCCGGGTGCACAAACGCCTGCACCGGGCCCGCATCGGCATGCGCAAGGCCGGGGTCGACTACTTCCGCGGCGACGGCTCCGACTGGGTCGCGCTGGCCGCCCTGCTCGCCGCCGTCCCCGCCATCGCCCTGGGCACCCTCTGGTGCCCGCAGTGGATCGCACCGACCGCGCTGGTCCTCCCGATCATCGCCGGCGGACTGCTGCTGCGCCCGGCCAACCTCCTGGTCCTGTACGCGGCCTCCGCGGCCGCACTGATCGTCGAGGCGGCGCTGTTCGGCCCGTACGACCAGGGGCCGGACCGGATCACCCCGGGCACGGTCCTGGTGGTCGCCGCGGTGGGGTTGTCAGGGCTGCTGGTCGCGCAGTTCCGCAGCCGGGTCGGGGTGCCCTGGCGGCGCGGCGGCACCATGCTCTTCGACCTGCGCGAACGGATCCGCGTGCAGAGCAAGTTGCCCGGGCTGCCCAAGGGTTGGCACCACGAGATGGCGCTCCGCCCGGCCGGCGGCCAGTCCTTCTCCGGCGACTTCGTGGTGGCCTCCCGCACCCAGGGCGGCAACATCCTGGAGGTCGTGCTCACCGACGTCTCCGGCAAGGGGATGGACGCCGCCTCCCGCGCGCTGCTGCTCTCCGGCGCCTTCGGCGGCCTGCTCGGCTCGCTGCCGCCGCACGGCTTCCTCCCCGCCGCCAACGGCTATCTGTTGCGCCAGGATTGGGACGAGGGCTTCGCCACCTCCGTCCACCTCGTGTTGGACCTGGAGTCCGGCGACTACGAGTTGTTCTCCGCGGGCCACCTCCCCGCCCTCCAACTCAGCGCCGGCACCGGCCGCTGGGAGGAGAAGTCGGGGGAGGGCCCGCTGCTCGGGGTCTACGACGGTGCCCAGTTCGACCCGGTCAAGGGGACGCTGCGCCCCGGCGACGTGCTGATGCTCTTCACCGACGGCCTGGTGGAGGCCGCCGACCGCGACATCGCCGAGGGCATCGACCGGCTGACCGGCGAGGCCGAGCGCTATGTGCACGCCGGCTTCGCCGGTGCCGCCTGGCATCTGATCGAGGCGGTCGCCAA
- a CDS encoding amino acid permease, giving the protein MNRTPSSAASDGARAAAPGAGQDGGALSHGLKQRHLSMIALGGVIGAGLFVGSREGIAAAGPSIVLAYAVSGALVMLIMRMLGEMSAARPASGSFSVHAERSIGPWAGFTAGWMFTALLCVAVSVEALGAADVLHQWFPATQPWMWVLLIMVVFTVTNLTAVSNFGEFEFWFAALKVAAIVAFLVLGVLAILGLLPGSSAPGTSHLTGDGGFLPKGMDGLMVGLLASVFAYGGLETVTIAAAESKDPVRGVARAVRTAMWRIALFYVGSMAVIVTVIPWSAPSIAKSGPYVAVLDYLKIPAAGQIMNVVILIALLSAVNANIYGASRMAYSLISRGQGPSFFGKVSGGVPRRAVLLCVAFGFLAVLLSFLWPTTVFQWLLNMVGAAVLVVWGFIAAAQLRTRRQLEREAPEKLVVKMWAFPFLTWVALAGIALVLVLMLRDDSQRIQLLFTGGFGVVLTIIGLVRQRALATGTQ; this is encoded by the coding sequence ATGAATCGGACACCCTCGTCCGCCGCGTCCGACGGAGCGCGCGCCGCCGCTCCGGGCGCCGGCCAGGACGGCGGCGCACTGTCGCACGGCCTGAAACAGCGCCACCTCTCGATGATCGCCCTCGGTGGCGTGATCGGTGCCGGCCTGTTCGTCGGCTCCCGTGAGGGCATCGCCGCGGCCGGACCGTCGATCGTGCTGGCGTACGCCGTCTCCGGTGCGCTGGTCATGTTGATCATGCGGATGCTGGGTGAGATGTCCGCGGCCCGCCCGGCCTCCGGTTCCTTCTCGGTGCACGCGGAGCGGTCCATCGGCCCCTGGGCCGGCTTCACCGCGGGCTGGATGTTCACCGCGCTGCTGTGCGTGGCGGTGTCCGTCGAGGCGCTCGGCGCCGCGGACGTGTTGCACCAGTGGTTCCCGGCCACCCAGCCGTGGATGTGGGTCCTGCTGATCATGGTGGTCTTCACCGTGACCAACCTGACCGCGGTCTCCAACTTCGGCGAGTTCGAGTTCTGGTTCGCCGCCCTGAAGGTCGCCGCGATCGTCGCCTTCCTGGTCCTCGGCGTCCTGGCCATCCTCGGCCTGCTGCCCGGCAGTTCGGCGCCCGGCACCTCCCATCTGACCGGCGACGGCGGCTTCCTCCCCAAGGGCATGGACGGCCTGATGGTCGGTCTGCTGGCGTCGGTGTTCGCGTACGGCGGCCTGGAGACCGTGACCATCGCGGCCGCCGAGTCCAAGGACCCGGTCCGCGGTGTGGCCCGTGCGGTGCGCACCGCGATGTGGCGGATCGCCCTCTTCTACGTCGGCTCGATGGCGGTCATCGTCACCGTCATCCCCTGGAGCGCGCCGTCGATCGCCAAGAGCGGCCCGTACGTTGCGGTGTTGGACTACCTCAAGATCCCGGCGGCCGGCCAGATCATGAACGTGGTCATCCTGATCGCCCTGCTCTCTGCGGTGAACGCCAACATCTACGGCGCCTCGCGGATGGCGTACTCGCTGATCAGCCGCGGCCAGGGCCCGTCCTTCTTCGGCAAGGTGAGCGGCGGGGTGCCGCGTCGGGCGGTGCTGCTCTGCGTCGCCTTCGGGTTCCTCGCGGTGCTCCTCAGCTTCCTGTGGCCGACCACGGTCTTCCAGTGGCTGCTCAACATGGTCGGCGCCGCCGTCCTGGTGGTCTGGGGCTTCATCGCCGCCGCCCAGCTGCGCACCCGGCGGCAGTTGGAGCGCGAGGCGCCCGAGAAGCTGGTCGTGAAGATGTGGGCCTTCCCCTTCCTCACGTGGGTGGCGCTGGCCGGCATCGCCCTGGTGCTGGTGCTGATGCTGCGCGACGACAGCCAGCGGATCCAACTGCTCTTCACCGGCGGCTTCGGCGTGGTGCTGACGATCATCGGCCTGGTCCGGCAGCGGGCGCTGGCGACCGGCACGCAGTAG
- a CDS encoding Fpg/Nei family DNA glycosylase, translated as MPEGHTIHRLAADHRDRFEGSPVRATSPQGKFADGAALVDRQVMEAAEAHGKHLFLGFAPDRWVHIHLGLFGKLGFGATPAPPPTDTVRLRLVGADHYADLRGPTTCALITDAEKQAIHERLGPDPLRPDDDGDRAWRRIARSRTTLAALLLDQKVIAGVGNVYRAEVLFRHGIDPYLPGRDLRRQQWDAIWADLVALMREGVRNNRIDTVRPEHTPEAMGRPPRVDDHGGEVYVYRRTGAACHLCGSEIRTADLAARNLFWCPGCQPAAARP; from the coding sequence ATGCCCGAGGGGCACACCATCCACCGCCTGGCCGCGGACCACCGCGACCGCTTCGAGGGCAGCCCGGTCCGCGCCACCAGCCCGCAGGGCAAGTTCGCCGACGGCGCCGCCCTCGTCGACCGCCAGGTCATGGAGGCGGCAGAGGCCCACGGCAAACACCTCTTCCTCGGCTTCGCCCCCGACCGCTGGGTCCACATCCACCTCGGCCTCTTCGGCAAGCTCGGCTTCGGCGCCACCCCGGCGCCCCCGCCCACCGACACCGTCCGGCTGCGGCTGGTCGGCGCCGACCACTACGCCGACCTGCGCGGCCCGACCACCTGCGCGCTGATCACCGACGCCGAGAAGCAGGCGATACACGAGCGGCTGGGCCCCGACCCGCTGCGCCCGGACGACGACGGCGACCGCGCCTGGCGCCGGATCGCCCGCAGCCGCACCACCCTCGCGGCGCTGCTGCTCGACCAGAAGGTGATCGCCGGCGTCGGCAACGTCTACCGCGCCGAGGTCCTCTTCCGGCACGGCATCGACCCCTACCTCCCCGGCCGCGACCTGCGCCGGCAGCAGTGGGACGCGATCTGGGCCGACCTGGTCGCCCTGATGCGGGAGGGCGTGCGGAACAACCGGATCGACACCGTCCGCCCCGAGCACACCCCGGAGGCCATGGGCCGCCCGCCGCGGGTCGACGACCACGGCGGTGAGGTCTACGTCTACCGCCGCACCGGCGCCGCCTGCCACCTGTGCGGCAGCGAGATCCGCACCGCCGACCTCGCCGCCCGCAACCTCTTCTGGTGCCCGGGCTGCCAGCCCGCCGCCGCCCGCCCCTGA
- a CDS encoding amino acid permease: MHDAPPLVEKEPLSGGLKQRHLTMLGLGGVIGAGLFVGSGAGIAVAGPGIVLSYLIAGGLAMLIMRMLGEMSAAMPASGAFSVHAERALGRWAGFSVGWLYWFLLVVVLAVEATGAAQIAHGWVPSVPQWGWVLIFMVFFTAANLAAVKNFGEFEFWFATLKVTAIVLFLALSLLAIFGVLPHTEPVGLTNLTGQGGFLPHGWSGVISGVLAVVFAFGGLEVVTIAAAESDDPARAVGRAVRSAVWRILFFYVGSMLVIVSVLPWSSMQPGKSPYVMVLDHIGVPGAGQIMNIVVFVALLSALNANLYGSSRMVFSLAERGEAPRGLLRVTRGGVPRRAVLASVAFGFASVLLNLKWPDSVFLYLLNAVGAVLLFVWGLIAVSQLRLRPRIEREAPERLMLRMWAFPYLTWVALVAMGAVIVLMLTDATARPQLLWSAGATAAVLAVAGLREVRARRSRS, translated from the coding sequence ATGCACGACGCACCGCCCCTGGTCGAGAAAGAGCCGCTGTCCGGTGGGCTCAAGCAGCGCCATCTGACGATGCTGGGCCTGGGCGGGGTGATCGGCGCGGGGCTGTTCGTCGGTTCCGGTGCCGGCATCGCGGTGGCCGGTCCCGGGATCGTGCTGTCGTACCTGATCGCCGGCGGGCTGGCGATGCTGATCATGCGGATGCTCGGGGAGATGTCGGCGGCGATGCCGGCGTCCGGGGCGTTCTCGGTGCACGCGGAGCGGGCGCTCGGGCGCTGGGCCGGCTTCAGCGTGGGATGGCTGTACTGGTTCCTGCTGGTGGTGGTGTTGGCGGTGGAGGCCACCGGGGCGGCCCAGATCGCGCACGGCTGGGTGCCGTCGGTGCCGCAGTGGGGCTGGGTGCTGATCTTCATGGTCTTCTTCACCGCAGCAAACCTGGCCGCGGTGAAGAACTTCGGTGAATTCGAGTTCTGGTTCGCCACGTTGAAGGTCACCGCGATCGTGCTGTTCCTGGCGCTGAGCCTGCTGGCGATCTTCGGGGTGCTGCCGCACACCGAGCCGGTCGGACTGACCAACCTCACCGGGCAGGGCGGGTTCCTGCCGCACGGCTGGTCCGGGGTGATCTCCGGGGTGCTGGCGGTGGTGTTCGCCTTCGGCGGCCTGGAGGTGGTCACCATCGCGGCGGCCGAATCGGACGACCCGGCGCGGGCGGTGGGCCGGGCGGTGCGCAGCGCGGTGTGGCGGATCCTCTTCTTCTACGTCGGCTCGATGCTGGTCATCGTCTCGGTGCTGCCCTGGTCGTCGATGCAGCCCGGCAAGAGCCCGTACGTGATGGTGCTCGACCACATCGGGGTGCCCGGCGCCGGACAGATCATGAACATCGTGGTGTTCGTGGCGCTGCTGTCGGCGCTCAACGCCAACCTCTACGGCTCCTCGCGCATGGTGTTCTCGTTGGCCGAGCGCGGGGAGGCGCCGCGCGGGCTGCTGAGGGTGACGCGCGGCGGGGTGCCGCGGCGGGCGGTGCTGGCCTCGGTGGCGTTCGGCTTCGCCTCCGTGCTGCTGAACCTCAAGTGGCCGGATTCGGTGTTCCTGTACTTGCTCAACGCGGTAGGCGCGGTACTGCTGTTCGTCTGGGGGCTGATCGCCGTCTCCCAACTGCGGCTGCGGCCCCGGATCGAGCGGGAGGCACCGGAGCGGCTGATGCTGCGGATGTGGGCGTTCCCGTATCTGACGTGGGTGGCGCTGGTGGCGATGGGCGCGGTGATCGTGCTGATGCTGACCGATGCCACGGCCCGGCCGCAGTTGCTGTGGTCGGCCGGCGCGACCGCGGCGGTGCTGGCGGTCGCGGGCCTACGGGAGGTGCGGGCGCGGCGGTCCCGGAGCTGA
- a CDS encoding amino acid permease, with protein MGAHPPTSHAVPTAGEPGGGTAGRSPDGLQAGLKNRHLSMIAIGGVIGAGLFVGSGAGIAAAGPGILLSYALTGLLVVLVMRMLGEMAAASPTSGSFSAYADRALGRWAGFTIGWLYWFFWSVVLAVEATAAAAILTSWIPSVPQWAWALLVMMVLTGTNLVSVGSFGEFEFWFAGIKVVAIVIFIVVGALAIFGLPPGHHAVGTGNLFGHGGFLPKGPGAILSGMLLVVFSFMGSEIVTLAASESPNPVAAVRKAVNSVIWRIALFYIGSIAVIVTLLPWDDPEVAKSPYVAVLKSLHLPYVDVLMDIVVLTAVLSCLNSGLYTASRMAFSLGERGDAPKSFATVNKRGVPAVAIWASVAFGFVATIFSYTSKDTIFQFLLNSSGAVALFVWLVICFSQLRMRRIIEREMPERLTVRMWLYPWLTYATIALIIFVVGYMFYDKNGRQQMVLSVVAAVVVLIAGLLLDKRRPREVAQQPAVTEEKA; from the coding sequence ATGGGCGCGCACCCGCCTACCTCCCACGCGGTCCCCACTGCCGGCGAACCCGGCGGCGGTACCGCGGGCCGGTCCCCCGACGGGCTCCAGGCCGGCCTCAAGAACCGCCATCTGTCGATGATCGCCATCGGCGGAGTGATCGGCGCCGGCCTGTTCGTCGGTTCCGGTGCCGGCATCGCGGCTGCCGGTCCGGGCATCCTGCTCTCCTACGCGCTGACCGGCCTGTTGGTCGTGCTGGTGATGCGGATGCTGGGCGAGATGGCTGCGGCCTCCCCCACCTCCGGCTCGTTCTCCGCGTACGCGGACCGGGCGCTCGGCCGCTGGGCGGGCTTCACGATCGGCTGGCTGTACTGGTTCTTCTGGTCGGTGGTGCTGGCGGTCGAGGCGACCGCGGCGGCGGCGATCCTGACCAGCTGGATACCGTCGGTGCCGCAGTGGGCCTGGGCGTTGCTGGTGATGATGGTGCTGACCGGCACCAACCTGGTCTCGGTGGGCTCGTTCGGCGAGTTCGAGTTCTGGTTCGCCGGGATCAAGGTCGTGGCGATCGTGATCTTCATCGTGGTCGGTGCGCTGGCGATCTTCGGACTGCCGCCGGGACACCACGCAGTGGGCACCGGCAACCTGTTCGGACACGGCGGGTTCCTACCGAAGGGACCAGGGGCGATCCTCTCCGGGATGCTGCTGGTGGTCTTCTCCTTCATGGGCAGCGAGATCGTCACGCTGGCGGCGAGCGAGTCGCCGAACCCGGTGGCGGCCGTCCGCAAGGCCGTCAACAGCGTGATCTGGCGGATCGCGCTGTTCTACATCGGGTCGATCGCGGTGATCGTGACGCTGCTGCCCTGGGACGACCCGGAGGTGGCCAAGAGCCCGTACGTGGCGGTGCTGAAGTCGCTGCACCTCCCGTACGTGGACGTCCTGATGGACATCGTGGTGCTGACCGCGGTGCTGTCCTGTCTGAACTCCGGCCTCTACACGGCGTCCCGGATGGCGTTCTCGCTCGGTGAGCGCGGCGATGCGCCGAAGTCGTTCGCGACGGTCAACAAGCGCGGCGTGCCGGCGGTGGCTATCTGGGCGTCGGTGGCCTTCGGCTTCGTCGCGACGATCTTCAGCTACACCTCGAAGGACACCATCTTCCAGTTCCTGCTCAACTCCTCGGGCGCGGTGGCCCTGTTCGTCTGGCTGGTGATCTGCTTCTCGCAGCTTCGGATGCGGCGGATCATCGAGCGGGAGATGCCGGAGCGGCTGACGGTGCGGATGTGGCTGTACCCGTGGCTGACCTACGCCACCATCGCGCTGATCATCTTCGTCGTGGGCTACATGTTCTACGACAAGAACGGCCGGCAGCAGATGGTGCTGTCGGTGGTCGCCGCCGTGGTGGTGCTGATCGCCGGGCTGCTGCTGGACAAGCGGCGGCCCCGCGAGGTGGCGCAGCAGCCGGCGGTCACGGAGGAGAAGGCGTAG
- a CDS encoding ribose-5-phosphate isomerase: protein MRVYIGSDHAGFDLKNHLVDWLKANGHEPVDCGPHIYDAQDDYPPFCLRAAERTAADPDSLGIVIGGSGNGEQIAANKVKGVRAALAWSEETAKLGREHNDANVISVGGRMHTQDEATRFVEVFLTTPYSGEERHTRRIEMLSRYETTGELPPIPAHHPQQG, encoded by the coding sequence ATGCGCGTGTACATCGGCTCCGATCATGCCGGCTTCGACCTCAAGAACCACCTCGTGGACTGGCTCAAGGCCAACGGCCACGAGCCCGTCGACTGCGGTCCCCACATCTACGACGCTCAGGACGACTACCCGCCGTTCTGCCTGCGCGCCGCGGAGCGGACCGCCGCCGACCCGGACAGCCTCGGCATCGTGATCGGCGGCTCCGGCAACGGCGAGCAGATCGCCGCCAACAAGGTCAAGGGCGTGCGGGCCGCGCTGGCGTGGAGCGAGGAGACCGCCAAGCTGGGCCGCGAGCACAACGACGCCAACGTCATCTCCGTCGGCGGCCGGATGCACACCCAGGACGAGGCCACCCGCTTCGTCGAGGTGTTCCTCACCACCCCGTACTCGGGCGAGGAGCGTCACACCCGCCGCATCGAGATGCTCTCCCGCTACGAGACCACCGGCGAGCTCCCCCCGATCCCGGCCCACCACCCCCAGCAGGGCTGA